A window of the Candidatus Rokuibacteriota bacterium genome harbors these coding sequences:
- a CDS encoding molybdopterin-dependent oxidoreductase codes for MAAPRFVGSEVKRLEDPRLIRGQAQYVDDVTLPGLLHAFVLRSPWSHARIASLDAAAATKAPGVFAVLTAKELEGQVGPKPLMIAPPGLKLPPHPPLALGKVTFVGHPVALVVAAERALARDAADLIQVEYAPLEPVTDAETALRPGAPQIYAEVPGNLCYEHTWATGDVDGAFARADRIVRARFVTQRLAPMPLEPRGCVALYQGGALTFWTSTQMPHRARSMLGETLRVPEHQIRVIAPEVGGGFGCKVGLYDEELLAAFAAIKLGRPVKWIEQRSESFVATTHGRGQIHEAELAVAQDGTVLALRVRGVADLGAHLEAFTAGPPLLSGRLITGAYRIPAASYMLRGALTTKTPMAAYRGAGRPEGSYIIERLMDLAAAELGMDPVEVRKKNFIRPEDFPYRVPSGLTYDSGRYAVTLEKALDILDYQKVREEQARLRKAGRYQGVGFSTFVETASTGPSRMLAFAGHEYGAVRVEPTGQITVVTGTSPHGQGSETTFAQIVADELGVRLEDITVLHGDTAVVPMGFGTGGSRGGSVGGTAVLLASQTVKEKARRIAAHLLEAAPEDIVLEDGRLHVKGLPDRAVTLREVAHAAYRASNLPPGMEPGLEAGRVFDPPDLTVPFGVYIAVVEVLPETGEVKLLRFIGVDDVGTVLNPLLLKGQLHGGIAQGIAQALWEEIVYDEAGQLLSGSLMDYAAPKAPDLPMFELDHTVTPTPHNPLGAKGVGEAGCVGAPQAIVNAVLDALRPFGIRHLDTPLRPEKIWRAVRAARP; via the coding sequence ATGGCGGCTCCGCGTTTTGTGGGCAGCGAGGTGAAACGGCTCGAGGACCCGCGGCTGATCCGGGGCCAAGCCCAGTACGTCGACGACGTGACGCTCCCCGGTCTGCTCCACGCCTTCGTGCTGCGGAGCCCTTGGTCCCACGCGCGGATCGCAAGCCTGGACGCGGCGGCGGCCACCAAAGCGCCCGGGGTCTTCGCGGTGCTCACGGCGAAAGAGCTGGAGGGACAGGTGGGCCCCAAGCCCCTGATGATCGCTCCGCCGGGGCTCAAGCTGCCCCCCCACCCGCCGCTGGCCCTGGGGAAGGTGACCTTCGTGGGCCACCCCGTCGCCCTCGTGGTGGCTGCCGAGCGCGCGCTCGCCCGCGATGCCGCCGACCTGATCCAGGTCGAGTACGCGCCGCTCGAGCCCGTGACCGACGCCGAAACCGCTCTCAGGCCGGGAGCGCCGCAGATCTACGCCGAGGTCCCCGGCAACCTGTGTTACGAGCACACCTGGGCCACCGGAGATGTCGATGGCGCCTTTGCCCGCGCCGACCGCATCGTCAGAGCGCGCTTCGTCACCCAGCGCCTCGCCCCGATGCCGCTCGAGCCGCGCGGGTGCGTGGCGCTCTACCAGGGCGGTGCGCTCACCTTCTGGACCTCGACCCAGATGCCCCACCGCGCTCGGTCCATGCTGGGCGAGACCCTCCGCGTCCCCGAGCACCAGATCCGCGTGATCGCTCCCGAGGTCGGCGGCGGCTTCGGTTGCAAGGTCGGGCTCTACGACGAGGAACTGCTGGCCGCCTTTGCCGCGATCAAGCTCGGCAGGCCCGTGAAGTGGATCGAGCAGCGGAGCGAGAGCTTCGTGGCCACGACCCACGGCCGCGGCCAGATCCACGAGGCGGAGCTGGCGGTCGCACAGGATGGGACCGTCCTGGCGCTCAGGGTCCGAGGGGTGGCCGACCTCGGGGCTCACCTCGAGGCGTTCACCGCAGGGCCGCCGCTCCTCTCCGGGCGGCTCATCACCGGCGCCTACCGGATCCCCGCAGCCTCCTATATGCTCCGGGGCGCCCTCACGACGAAGACGCCGATGGCCGCATACCGCGGCGCGGGGAGGCCGGAGGGCTCGTACATCATCGAGAGGCTGATGGATCTGGCGGCTGCCGAGCTGGGCATGGACCCGGTCGAAGTCAGGAAGAAGAACTTCATAAGGCCGGAGGACTTCCCGTATCGGGTTCCCTCAGGCCTCACCTATGACTCCGGCCGCTATGCCGTCACGCTCGAGAAGGCGCTCGACATCCTCGACTACCAAAAGGTCAGGGAAGAGCAGGCGCGCCTGAGGAAGGCGGGCCGATACCAGGGCGTGGGCTTCTCCACCTTCGTCGAGACGGCTTCAACCGGACCCTCCCGGATGCTGGCCTTCGCCGGCCACGAGTACGGCGCGGTCCGGGTTGAGCCCACAGGCCAGATCACCGTGGTCACGGGCACCTCGCCCCACGGCCAGGGGAGCGAGACCACGTTCGCCCAGATCGTCGCCGACGAGTTGGGGGTGCGACTCGAGGACATCACGGTCCTCCACGGCGATACCGCCGTGGTTCCGATGGGGTTCGGCACGGGCGGCAGCCGGGGCGGGAGCGTGGGCGGCACCGCGGTGCTCCTCGCGTCCCAGACCGTGAAGGAGAAGGCGCGGCGGATCGCCGCGCACCTCCTCGAGGCCGCGCCGGAGGACATCGTGCTGGAGGACGGAAGGCTCCATGTCAAGGGCCTCCCCGACCGGGCGGTGACGCTGAGAGAAGTCGCGCACGCGGCGTACCGTGCCAGCAACCTGCCGCCCGGGATGGAGCCCGGACTCGAGGCGGGCCGCGTCTTCGATCCGCCCGACCTCACGGTCCCCTTCGGCGTCTACATCGCCGTCGTGGAGGTGCTCCCCGAGACCGGCGAGGTGAAACTCCTGCGCTTCATCGGCGTCGACGACGTCGGCACCGTGCTGAACCCGCTCCTCCTCAAGGGCCAGCTCCACGGCGGGATCGCGCAGGGGATCGCCCAGGCGCTCTGGGAGGAGATCGTCTATGACGAGGCGGGCCAGCTCCTCTCGGGAAGCCTCATGGACTACGCGGCGCCCAAGGCCCCGGACCTCCCGATGTTTGAGCTCGACCACACCGTCACCCCGACCCCGCACAACCCGCTCGGTGCCAAGGGCGTCGGCGAGGCCG
- a CDS encoding HEPN domain-containing protein, which translates to MPTQEQHFQQARHNEAFLATFDLARSPYLDWAVTAAFYAALHYLRALMAKHNYTNISRYADVNRAFERLLVLRRNPDINNAYRQLKDDSRAARYDMWKPNEAEVADLRDGELRTIREFVVENL; encoded by the coding sequence ATGCCCACGCAGGAGCAGCATTTTCAGCAGGCACGACACAACGAGGCGTTCCTAGCGACATTCGATTTAGCGCGATCTCCTTACCTTGACTGGGCAGTCACAGCGGCGTTTTACGCTGCTCTCCATTATCTTCGCGCGTTAATGGCAAAACACAATTACACAAACATTTCCAGGTACGCGGATGTGAACAGGGCTTTCGAGCGTCTTCTCGTTCTCAGACGGAACCCCGATATCAATAATGCATACCGGCAACTTAAGGACGATTCCCGTGCAGCTCGATATGACATGTGGAAGCCGAACGAAGCGGAAGTGGCGGATCTGCGGGACGGAGAGTTGCGGACAATTCGTGAGTTCGTAGTCGAAAACTTATGA
- a CDS encoding methionine synthase (catalyzes the formation of tetrahydropteroyl-L-glutamate and methionine from L-homocysteine and 5-methyltetrahydropteroyltri-L-glutamate), producing the protein MLRTTIVGSLPKPAWLADPSHQLFAPWVVPPERLREAQDDAVRLALAEQEEAGIDIVTDGEQRRRHYIWGFLEGLTGIDTDTLGRKRTRGGRYAPEQDVARIVGEVTRPRPVMVAALGFAKAHTRRAVKVTLPGPMTIVDSVLDEYYRCDEKSLAMSFAALLNAEAQELAAAGADVVQLDEPCFNIYLDKVEAWGIEALERAIDGVTCTTAIHICYSYGIPRVLQWKKRNTEWGQYGVTLPLLARTRINQVSVECAASGVDVAVLAEARGKDVLLGVIDVGTEEAESPELVAARIKKALPYVGPERLSPCTDCGLVPRSRQSARGKLGALAEGARLVRRELEGARR; encoded by the coding sequence ATGCTCAGGACGACCATTGTAGGAAGCCTGCCGAAGCCCGCGTGGCTCGCCGACCCGTCGCACCAGCTCTTTGCCCCGTGGGTCGTCCCGCCCGAGCGCCTCCGGGAGGCGCAGGACGATGCCGTGCGCCTGGCGCTGGCCGAGCAGGAGGAGGCCGGGATCGACATCGTCACAGACGGCGAGCAACGCCGCCGGCACTACATCTGGGGGTTCCTGGAAGGTCTGACCGGGATCGACACCGATACGCTCGGCAGGAAGCGGACGCGTGGTGGTCGCTATGCCCCGGAGCAGGACGTGGCGCGGATCGTCGGGGAGGTCACGCGCCCTCGGCCGGTCATGGTCGCGGCGCTCGGGTTCGCCAAGGCCCACACGCGGCGCGCGGTGAAGGTGACCCTTCCCGGGCCCATGACGATCGTGGACAGCGTGCTGGACGAGTATTACCGCTGCGATGAAAAGAGTCTTGCCATGAGCTTCGCCGCGCTTTTGAACGCCGAGGCGCAGGAGCTGGCCGCGGCCGGCGCCGACGTGGTCCAGCTCGACGAGCCCTGTTTCAACATCTATCTCGACAAGGTCGAGGCCTGGGGGATCGAGGCGCTGGAGCGGGCCATCGACGGGGTCACGTGCACGACAGCGATTCATATCTGCTACAGCTACGGGATTCCGCGGGTCCTCCAGTGGAAGAAGCGGAACACGGAGTGGGGGCAGTACGGGGTGACGCTCCCGCTCCTGGCCCGGACGCGGATCAATCAGGTCTCGGTCGAGTGCGCGGCCTCGGGGGTGGACGTCGCGGTGCTGGCCGAGGCGCGCGGGAAGGACGTGCTGCTGGGCGTCATCGACGTGGGAACGGAGGAGGCCGAATCCCCCGAGCTTGTCGCTGCGCGGATTAAAAAAGCACTTCCCTATGTTGGCCCCGAGCGCCTTTCCCCGTGCACCGACTGCGGCCTCGTCCCGCGCAGCCGTCAGTCGGCCCGCGGGAAGCTCGGGGCTCTCGCCGAGGGTGCCCGCCTCGTCCGGCGCGAGCTTGAGGGGGCGAGGCGCTGA
- a CDS encoding Ldh family oxidoreductase, producing MVIQADRLEALARDIFAALGAPAPDAGWIATLLVRANLRGHDSHGVIRIPQYADSVRRGDTNPKPAIRTVSETPTTALIDGDFGFGQVVARQATELAVTKARAQGLAAVGCARTRHVGRLADYAELAAGHGLIGMLWVNAATAQAVVPWGGIARRLGTNPLAVAIPGRGGPALSLDMATSVVAEGKVRVRRNRKEPTAPGWLIDAAGEPTTDPQTFYREPRGALLPVGDHKGYGLSLVIEILAGILTRAGAAGPETGPVQNGVLIACLDVSRFLPLEQFCAEVERLIGYVKSSPRGRGAGEILVPGEPEARLMAERRSRGVFVEDETWSQIAAVAQELGLAV from the coding sequence GTGGTCATCCAGGCTGACAGGCTCGAGGCCCTCGCCCGCGATATCTTCGCCGCCCTCGGAGCTCCCGCGCCGGACGCCGGCTGGATCGCCACGCTCCTGGTGCGCGCCAACCTCCGCGGCCACGACTCCCACGGCGTGATCCGCATCCCGCAGTACGCGGACTCCGTCAGGCGCGGCGACACGAACCCGAAGCCCGCGATCCGGACCGTCTCGGAGACGCCGACCACCGCGTTGATCGACGGCGACTTCGGCTTCGGTCAGGTCGTGGCCCGCCAGGCCACGGAGCTCGCGGTCACGAAGGCGCGGGCGCAGGGGCTTGCCGCCGTAGGCTGCGCGCGGACGCGGCACGTCGGGCGCCTTGCCGACTACGCCGAGCTGGCGGCGGGTCACGGGCTCATCGGCATGCTGTGGGTGAACGCGGCTACCGCGCAGGCGGTGGTCCCCTGGGGCGGTATCGCCCGCCGGCTGGGGACGAACCCGCTCGCCGTGGCCATCCCCGGCCGGGGCGGCCCGGCGCTGTCGCTCGACATGGCCACGAGCGTCGTCGCCGAAGGCAAGGTCCGGGTGAGGCGGAACCGGAAGGAGCCGACGGCTCCCGGCTGGCTGATCGATGCGGCGGGCGAGCCGACCACGGACCCTCAGACCTTTTACCGCGAACCCCGCGGCGCGCTCCTCCCCGTCGGCGACCACAAGGGGTATGGCCTCAGTCTCGTGATCGAGATCCTGGCGGGGATCCTCACGCGGGCCGGCGCCGCCGGCCCCGAGACCGGGCCGGTTCAGAACGGGGTGCTGATCGCCTGCCTCGACGTCTCGCGCTTCCTGCCGCTCGAGCAGTTCTGCGCCGAGGTGGAGCGGCTCATCGGCTACGTCAAGTCGTCCCCGCGCGGTCGGGGAGCGGGGGAGATCCTGGTCCCCGGAGAGCCTGAGGCACGGCTGATGGCTGAACGCCGGTCCCGTGGCGTGTTCGTCGAGGACGAGACCTGGAGCCAGATCGCGGCTGTGGCGCAGGAGCTCGGCCTCGCGGTTTGA
- a CDS encoding phage integrase N-terminal SAM-like domain-containing protein, with protein MAVSAPAGPPKPKLLDQVRQAIRTRHYSYRTEKAYVGWMKRFIVFHNKRRPADMGEAEIAHFLSSLAHDARVSASTQNQALNALLFLYREVLGKEIGYVHGVVRARRPTRLPVVLTIPMC; from the coding sequence GTGGCGGTCTCTGCTCCCGCAGGTCCGCCAAAACCAAAGCTCCTCGACCAGGTTCGCCAGGCCATCCGCACACGCCATTACAGCTATCGAACGGAGAAGGCCTACGTTGGCTGGATGAAGCGATTTATCGTCTTTCACAACAAGCGGCGTCCGGCAGACATGGGGGAGGCCGAGATCGCACACTTTCTCTCGAGCCTCGCCCACGACGCCCGGGTCAGCGCCTCGACCCAGAACCAGGCGCTCAACGCGCTCTTGTTTCTCTACCGCGAGGTGCTGGGCAAAGAGATTGGCTACGTCCATGGGGTCGTCCGGGCGAGACGGCCGACCAGGTTGCCCGTTGTGTTGACTATACCCATGTGCTGA
- a CDS encoding type II toxin-antitoxin system HicA family toxin, translating into MPPKIRELIADLQAAGFVDRGGRGSHRNFVHPKVSRPVTISGALGDDAKHYQVRAVPFSLPFRSRRNERQRAVREDRRVVR; encoded by the coding sequence GTGCCGCCGAAGATTCGGGAGCTCATAGCCGATCTTCAAGCTGCTGGCTTTGTGGATCGGGGAGGAAGGGGCAGTCATCGCAACTTCGTTCACCCGAAGGTCTCGAGGCCGGTGACAATATCAGGGGCGCTGGGCGATGATGCGAAGCACTACCAGGTGCGCGCCGTGCCGTTCAGCTTGCCATTCAGGAGTCGAAGAAATGAAAGACAGCGCGCGGTACGTGAAGATCGTCGAGTGGTCCGATGA
- a CDS encoding DUF2283 domain-containing protein, translating to MKVKYFQDTDTLYIEFRASHIVETKDLDENTQLDVDGDGNICALSIEHARERAGLPHFSFEQLGP from the coding sequence ATGAAGGTCAAGTACTTCCAAGATACCGATACCCTGTACATCGAGTTCAGGGCGAGCCACATCGTCGAGACGAAGGATCTCGACGAAAATACCCAGCTTGATGTGGATGGTGACGGGAACATCTGCGCCCTCAGCATCGAGCATGCCAGGGAACGGGCCGGCCTCCCGCATTTCTCGTTTGAGCAGCTCGGACCCTAA